AATACTTGGTCAGAACCGACTCCTGTCctagtctcttttttttctgaaatgatttgattttctctcttcagctgcagaaactcaatgctttattttcctgcaatttgcagaaagaaaaccgGCGGCTCCAGCAGGCCAGCCTTCgcctggagcaggaaaacgaTAGCTTGGCCCACAGACTGATCACCAGCAAGGTTGCTTTGAGGAATTGTCTAGACGAGGTACTACTAAGAGGTCAAACTGAGAAAGGCAAAAGTTTTGCATTTCAGGGCCTCATTTACATCACATCCTAGTGGGACATGGTGGATTCTGCCAGCTATCGAAAATGCAGCCCGGCCATATTTACAGTCAAAGGTTTGAGGTTTGTCCAGGTACAGCTGCAGCTTTCggtgtattttgttttctttttacaaacttATAGCAAACTTGCTATaagtttgtaaaaagaaaactgccCCTATTGAGCTTCATCAATCTTCTCACCACGTTTCCTTTCTCAGCATGATTCTACCACCTCCATGGTGGAGAGTGGTGTGTTTCAGTGCTGTGTTTGTACCCTGACATTTTGGGTCAGGGGACAAACAaagagcaccttcttccacacGTGTGCCGTGTCAAACTGCATATCGAAGGGGAACACCTACCAAATGTGAAGAAGCAAAGGggatacttttacaaggcatcACAAATATAAGGAAACAAGCCTGTAACGGCGAGGATCTGAGtgcaattttgtgttttccaggcagaAGACAGAGTAGACCAGCTAACCAGAGACCTTCTTAAGATCCAACATCGACTGCAGGCAACTGAAGACGAGAAAAGAGGCAAAGAGGAAGAAGCTGCCATGGTGataggatttatttatttctttttcaagaaAGTGTCTAAAATTATTGCAGGCTGttgtaagaaagaaaagtaaaaaataaataaataaatatatatatcttatttTTGTGTAGCTGAAGGAAGTGTTTCGGAGAGAGCTGGAGAGGGCTGAGCAGGAGATAAAAAAATCGTCCGGTATCATCTCCGACTACAAACAGGTACCGGCGATTGATGGCGCTGTTTGTGCAATCGGAGAGTCCTTCAGCATTCTCACAGATGTATGTAGGTGTGATTGGAGGAGGTTTCGTTTGATGAAGTCGAAACGAGATGCGTTGTCTCTCAGATCTGCTCTCAGCTGACATCGCGTCTGGAGAGGCAGGAAGCCGCCCACAGAGAGGAGTTGGATGCACTCAAGGTGAGTGCTCCACTCTCGCTACAGACGTCTGctttttatgctatttttatGTTACGCTCAGACTTTTTTTCTGGTGttcaatctttttctttctaattgtCATCTTCTAGAGCACGGTAGAGGCCTGCTCCCAGTGTCGACACGTTGCAGAATCGATCCCCGGAGGCCACAGCGCCGACACACCGATGCATGTGGAGACCGAACCGGGCGGGCAGGAGTCCGGCGAAAGCCCCCAACAGGAAGACGGGAACAGGAAGGA
This is a stretch of genomic DNA from Gambusia affinis linkage group LG16, SWU_Gaff_1.0, whole genome shotgun sequence. It encodes these proteins:
- the LOC122846483 gene encoding rab GTPase-activating protein 1-like — encoded protein: MMQEVSMVTAYDANAIEQMSEEEILAYLVADTGPTINVPTKKAKLGESRLQIMDDEPVDKYLKENRRLQQASLRLEQENDSLAHRLITSKVALRNCLDEAEDRVDQLTRDLLKIQHRLQATEDEKRGKEEEAAMLKEVFRRELERAEQEIKKSSGIISDYKQICSQLTSRLERQEAAHREELDALKSTVEACSQCRHVAESIPGGHSADTPMHVETEPGGQESGESPQQEDGNRKDQEKESLKAQIRELEKELAQTKLLVVEANCKIQELEHQKGVLAGDLQEAKNNWISKALTSLRTSAGGHHSIGMHREGLPMWSLHGSSLSGWTPKKLSQPHKDNTKHV